TGCAATTGGTCAAGGGTGAAAGCATCACCATTCCCGTCATCAATGATGGCGGGGTGAACGGCTATTTCCTCAGCCGTATTTCGCTGCGTGTCGACAAGGACAAGATGGCGAAGATCGAATTGCCGGCCACGCAGCTGATGACCGACGAATTGTTCACGCTTCTGGCGGGTTCTTCCATGGTCAACATCGCCAATATTTCCACCTTCGATCCCGAGGCTTTCAAGCAGCGCATCCGTGAGGGGCTGAACAAGAGGCTTGATGACGAGGTGGTCGAGGATGTGCTGATCGAGCAGCTGGATTATCTGTCGAAGGCAGATATTCGCGAGCAGAATGGCAATGGCACGCCCCGTTCGGTCAAGATCGTCGAGGGCGAGAAGGCCGAGGCTGGAAAAGAAGCGGCCGCCGCGCCCAGCCACTGACGCCGCAGGGCGCGGCTCACGCGTCCGCCGACGGTCGGTTTTCCGGTCTGGTTAACCGTTCCTTGCCACGCGCCCGAATATTCGAGCGATTGCTTTCAGCATAACTTCAACCTGCACCTGTATAAACAAATCCATGAGCCGCCGTCCCGCTACCATGCGCCGGATCGGCGGAGATGGATTTGGCATTCGGGGGTTGGCAATGAATTTCGCGGCAGGTTTTGCGCGGCCGGGATCGCAACGGAATATCCACGGGCTGCGTGTCTGTGATCTCGACTGGAATGGGGCGCTGGAACTGGTCAGCGGCCGGGCTTCGACTTGCGAAGGGCACACGATGCTCTCCTTCCTCACCATCGATAAAGCCAAGCTGTCTCTCAAGGATATCGCTTACCGCGAGATTCTGGAAAGCTGCCTGCTTCTGCCACAGGGCAAGGCGATGAATGCCGCCGCCCTTGTGGAAAATGGCAAACCTCTGTCCGCTGCGATCGACGACGTCGCTTTCGTCATGGCGCTTCTGACCTATATGGCGGTGCCGAAACGGATCGGTGTTGCCGGCGATGATGCGGCGCAGCTCAGTGAAGTGCTGGCAAAGCTGCGTGCCCACGCGCCGTGGCATGATTTCGTGATGCTGGGTCGGGATGCCTCCGGGGTGAAGGTTGATGTTCTGCTTGCCGGCATGAGCGGTGAAAATCAGGAAAAATGGTTGCACCGAACCGTCAGCCGTCAGGATGTGCGCGTCGCAATCGCGGTCGGTTCATTGTTCAAGGTCTTGTCGTCCGAAGTGGCGGGCATGCCGGAAATCTTCCGCAAGCTGCATATGAGCTGGCTTTACAGCCTCTGCGCCGAACCCTGGCACATTGCACTCGGCAAAGCTGAGACGGGTTCGCGGAGCCCGCGTTAACCATTTGTTTGCCACGATCCTTTAACCTCTCGTAAGGTTTTGACAGTCGCCCGTTGCGGGCGGCACCGAGGGTGGCAGACGGCTTCAGATGGTTGATAACAGTCCGGACATGATGGCGACCCGTCCCGACGAGGACGATTTTGCCGTGCCCCCGTCGCAATGGCGCAGGCATTGTCTGCGGCTTTTGACGGCTGGTTGCGTCGTTGCCGCCACCGTTACCGGCGCGGCTCTTCCGTTGCTGCTGATCGATTCCGGTTTTCGCGGATATGTGTCACAGGCCCGCATCGAGATCACCCAGACGTCCTATGACGCGCCCGATGCGGCCCGTTTTCTGGCGATGGCACGACGTACCCTGTTATCTCCCGCCGGGCTTGACCGGGTCAGCGGCGATTTGAAGCTGAAACCCTCCGATATGGTCGGCGTTCGCAATCAGGGTGAGCTTGGCCTGCTCGTCGATCTTTTGACAGGCGCGGACGCACGTCCGCTTTCCCCGCGAGAAGCATTGAATGGCGCAGTGGGTGAGGCGATCCGGCTGGAACTGACGCCGGATGAAAATACGCTGATCGTGACCGCAAAGGCCGCGACGCCGGAAAGCGCGATGCGGCTGACCGACTATCTGTCGATGCGGGTCATGGCGGATGGCAAGGCCGGCACCATGACGCCCGCCATGCGTGAGACGGAGCGAGCGCGCAAAAGACTGGACGAAGCGGAAGCGGCATTGAACGGCTTCCAGATGCGCCATGGCGATGTCGTTCTCTCTGAGGTGCACGAGCTCGAGCAGCAGTTGCGTGACGTAAACGACAGTCTTGCGGGCAGCACGCAGCACCAGCAGTCGCTTCAGGCGGATTTGGCGGTGGCCTCCGCCCTCAAGCCGAATGACATTTTGTCGAAGCCCTTGCCGTCCGGCGTGGCTTTTGCAGCGCTTGAGGATATCAGGCAGAAACACGCGACCGCCAGCATGGCGCTTGCCAGTGTCTCGGTTGATTATGGCCCGAAACACCCGCGCCGCATCGCCGCCCAGAATGCGGTGGATGCCGTACAGGTGCTGGCAGCTCCCGCATTGCGCCAACTGGTTGAAGGTTTGCGGGTGGATGAAAAGCGCATCGCCCAGGAGATTGCGACCGCGAATGGCGAGCGTAAGAAGCACCTTGACCGCTTAGAGGCTCTGGGCGTCGCACCTGGTGAGCTTTCGCGATTGCAGGCTGAGCTTGAGACGGCGAGAAATGCCTATCTGGAAGCGAGCGAGCGCCGCGATCTGTCTTCTTCCTCCACGCCCGCCATCGAGACCCGCCTTGCAAAGAAGGCCGGACCGGGCGAACTGTCGCGTGATCTGACGCAGGCGGCGATGATGGCAGGTGGCGGCGGCCTGATCGGTCTGCTGGGCGGCCTCTATCTCCTGAGCTATCGTCGCCATGACGAGGAGCAAGAGGACGCGCTGGTCGTTGAAAATGAAGCGCTACTTCCCGCTTCCATGGACGGGCCGGAGCAATCGCTGCAATTTTCCGAATTCGAGCAAATCGAGCCGGCGGTTTTCGACGATCTTGAAGACTTTGCCGCGGAAGATCATGTCCAGCCTGAAGACGCCTTCGCTGACTATTATGGCGAGGCTGCAAATGATGCCGATGATATGCCGCTTGACGAGCGCGTGCGGCAGGTGCTGATGGGTAACCGAACGGTCAGAAGCGCCACTCAAATGTCGGCTGAACTTCCGCCATTGCTCAGTGAGGCCCTTGCAGGGCACTTCGATCATGAACAGGCCGAAGCCGAGGAATTGGCGGAATTGAGACGCGAGCTGGCGCATCTGAAGGAGCGTCTCGCCGATTACGCCGATCACCAGGATGACTACCGTAAAACTGCCTGATGAGGCTGTATTTTTGCTTGCATTCCTGCAAAGGGGGCACCATACGGGGCCAACGTAATCCAGCAGGAGCAAGACGCATGGCAGTTGTGATTGACGGGAAGGCGAAGGCGGCTTCGGTAACGGAGGCGGTTCGCATATCGGCAGAAGCGCTCGAGGCGGAACGGGGCGTGAAGCCCGGTCTCGCAGTCGTCATCGTCGGTAATGATCCGGCCAGCCATGCCTA
The Agrobacterium cucumeris DNA segment above includes these coding regions:
- a CDS encoding WecB/TagA/CpsF family glycosyltransferase, giving the protein MNFAAGFARPGSQRNIHGLRVCDLDWNGALELVSGRASTCEGHTMLSFLTIDKAKLSLKDIAYREILESCLLLPQGKAMNAAALVENGKPLSAAIDDVAFVMALLTYMAVPKRIGVAGDDAAQLSEVLAKLRAHAPWHDFVMLGRDASGVKVDVLLAGMSGENQEKWLHRTVSRQDVRVAIAVGSLFKVLSSEVAGMPEIFRKLHMSWLYSLCAEPWHIALGKAETGSRSPR
- a CDS encoding GumC family protein, whose translation is MVDNSPDMMATRPDEDDFAVPPSQWRRHCLRLLTAGCVVAATVTGAALPLLLIDSGFRGYVSQARIEITQTSYDAPDAARFLAMARRTLLSPAGLDRVSGDLKLKPSDMVGVRNQGELGLLVDLLTGADARPLSPREALNGAVGEAIRLELTPDENTLIVTAKAATPESAMRLTDYLSMRVMADGKAGTMTPAMRETERARKRLDEAEAALNGFQMRHGDVVLSEVHELEQQLRDVNDSLAGSTQHQQSLQADLAVASALKPNDILSKPLPSGVAFAALEDIRQKHATASMALASVSVDYGPKHPRRIAAQNAVDAVQVLAAPALRQLVEGLRVDEKRIAQEIATANGERKKHLDRLEALGVAPGELSRLQAELETARNAYLEASERRDLSSSSTPAIETRLAKKAGPGELSRDLTQAAMMAGGGGLIGLLGGLYLLSYRRHDEEQEDALVVENEALLPASMDGPEQSLQFSEFEQIEPAVFDDLEDFAAEDHVQPEDAFADYYGEAANDADDMPLDERVRQVLMGNRTVRSATQMSAELPPLLSEALAGHFDHEQAEAEELAELRRELAHLKERLADYADHQDDYRKTA
- a CDS encoding flagellar basal body-associated FliL family protein, with the translated sequence MLKLLLTGVWVCAVTLGAVYFSVQMATAPGDEAGEKKTNLQLVKGESITIPVINDGGVNGYFLSRISLRVDKDKMAKIELPATQLMTDELFTLLAGSSMVNIANISTFDPEAFKQRIREGLNKRLDDEVVEDVLIEQLDYLSKADIREQNGNGTPRSVKIVEGEKAEAGKEAAAAPSH